A stretch of DNA from Ferviditalea candida:
TCGCGATAATGAACATTTCCGTGGAATCGAGAGATGCCGTCAAATCTGCGCCAGCCCTTGAAGCGAGCCCCTCCAGCCGATGCAGATCCGCGCAAAACACAAAAAAATGCGAGCAGTCGATGACCTGCTGCTGATTGCCCGCGTATTCCGCCAGCTTCTTCCTGTTCTCAGGGTTCGTTACGTTGATGATCGAAAAGGCTTGCCCGTGACTGGAGGACGAAACAGCCAGCGTGCTGGACACAATGCGTTGAATGTCCGCTTCGGGAATCGTTTTATCGAGAAAACGCCGAATCGAACGATGCTGCTGCAAAACAGCGAGTGTTTCCGGGTTGGACTTTATTTGCAAATTCATCTGCACTCCCCCAAACGTTAACTAGTATATAAAAGGATAGCTATTATAAATTAAAGCACGTAAATTTAATCTTCGCAAATCAGCGAACGGTTTTCGTAACTCGAATGGATATGACCCGATCGCTGCCGACCTCAAAACGAATGACGACATACACTCCGAATTCCTTGGTTGCCGATTTCAGCCACAGCTTGAAGGTTTCTTCGCCGATCCCGGGGAAACCGTCCGGTAGCCCACATGCAAATAGTCAACAACATCCGCCATCTTGTAACGTTTAGCCGTTTCCATCATGGCCAATCTTCCCCATTTGGCATAGGCGGGCTTCAGCTGCGCGCATCCGGTTGTCCGAAGACCCGCAAGAATTTGACGGGAATCGGCGTCTCAAAGCGCATCGTCTCTCCGGTTTCGGGATGGATAAACTCCAGCACCCGGGCATGTAGCCCCAGGCGGCCGATCGGATTAAGGCGTGAGCCGTACTTCTTGTCTCCGACGATCGGGTGGCCGATGTCCTGCATATGTACACGGATTTGGTTTTTTCGGCCGGTTTCCAAATGAACCTCAAGCAGCGAATAATCATTCGAGGACTGCAGCACCTTATAATGCGTAATCGCTTCCTGACCGCCGTTTGGCGACGGGCTGGAGTACATCTTGAACGTCTTGGTCTCCTTCAGCCATGAAACGATCGTCCCTTCCGTCTTCTTCACCTGCCGTTCCACCAGCGCAATGTAGCTGCGTTCAAGCACGGCTTCCTGCCATGCGTTCTGCAGCGCTTGCTTGGCTTCCCCGGTTTTGGCGAACAGCATGAGGCCTGAGGTGTCCCGGTCCAAACGATGGACGACAAACACCCGGCCGCCCGGATTCTTCCGCCGCACATGCTCCATAAGCTGCCGATACGCTGTCAGCTCCTTTTCCTCCCCGCCGGCGATGGAGAGCAGGCCTGCTTCCTTGTGGATGACCAGAATCGCCTCATCCTCATGCAGAATTTGCAGACCGACCGGCTGGAAATCGACCACAATTTTGCCGTAATACAGGGCGACCATATCACCCGCTTGAAGAGGGTGATCGTGTCGGGTTGCGGCTTTCCCGTTGACCGATACCTGTCCCCGCGCAAGCATGCCTTTGATCGCATTCCTGCTTTTACCCGTTACATGCCCAAGCAAAAATTTCATCAGCTCCGAAGGCTGATCAACCTGAAACCGCGTCATCTTGTCCTGGCTTGGAGCATCGGCTTTATTGGATTGCGGCGGCCGTTGTTTTGGCAGCGGTTTTCGCTCGGATTTTCGCGGTGGTTTTCGCATGATGGGCCCCTTTGCTTTCAAACTTTTTCATTCTAAATATAACGTATTCCGGGGCATTTTTCATACTTGCGCTGCTGCCCGTTCACTCCAGGGTAAACGGATCAGTCTCGATAAAGTCGATTTTCCAAGGATC
This window harbors:
- a CDS encoding RluA family pseudouridine synthase; the encoded protein is MRKPPRKSERKPLPKQRPPQSNKADAPSQDKMTRFQVDQPSELMKFLLGHVTGKSRNAIKGMLARGQVSVNGKAATRHDHPLQAGDMVALYYGKIVVDFQPVGLQILHEDEAILVIHKEAGLLSIAGGEEKELTAYRQLMEHVRRKNPGGRVFVVHRLDRDTSGLMLFAKTGEAKQALQNAWQEAVLERSYIALVERQVKKTEGTIVSWLKETKTFKMYSSPSPNGGQEAITHYKVLQSSNDYSLLEVHLETGRKNQIRVHMQDIGHPIVGDKKYGSRLNPIGRLGLHARVLEFIHPETGETMRFETPIPVKFLRVFGQPDARS
- a CDS encoding DUF3889 domain-containing protein, with product MGEETFKLWLKSATKEFGVYVVIRFEVGSDRVISIRVTKTVR